The following are encoded together in the uncultured Sphaerochaeta sp. genome:
- a CDS encoding inositol monophosphatase family protein: protein MNQAQQIAHHLEVALQAAKSAGSLVLEAGKAKHISVRSKQKNDFVTETDQAAEGHIIKILKEHFPGDAIFGEESGKTGTHELGRWVIDPIDGTTNFFRSIPNYTISIAWEMEPFKPLVGVVYNPRQQELFWASKGHGAFLNGQPIRVSDIDDVSKALMVCVPPHRRHDLADEYFERMRRIFLAISDFRSLGSCALELSYIAAGRFDGYFERCLGYYDLAAGMVIVQEAGGRMESADPGQPFTDERCDLVASNGLIQDWILHMVHA from the coding sequence ATGAATCAAGCACAACAAATAGCACACCACCTTGAAGTTGCCTTACAGGCGGCCAAATCAGCTGGGTCCTTGGTCTTGGAAGCTGGTAAGGCAAAACATATATCAGTGAGAAGCAAACAAAAGAATGATTTTGTTACTGAGACTGATCAAGCAGCTGAGGGTCATATTATCAAGATACTCAAGGAGCACTTTCCTGGTGATGCGATTTTTGGGGAAGAGAGCGGAAAGACAGGGACGCATGAGCTGGGTCGTTGGGTAATAGATCCCATTGACGGTACAACCAATTTCTTTCGCTCGATCCCCAATTATACGATCAGCATAGCTTGGGAGATGGAACCGTTCAAACCTCTGGTAGGGGTGGTCTATAATCCAAGGCAACAGGAACTGTTCTGGGCAAGCAAAGGCCATGGTGCTTTTCTGAATGGACAGCCGATCAGGGTGAGTGATATTGATGATGTCTCCAAAGCCTTGATGGTCTGCGTACCTCCACATCGTCGTCATGACCTGGCGGACGAGTACTTTGAACGTATGCGGAGAATCTTCTTGGCTATCAGTGACTTCCGTTCCCTTGGTTCCTGTGCTTTGGAGCTTTCCTATATTGCTGCTGGAAGGTTTGATGGATACTTTGAACGATGTCTGGGATACTATGACCTTGCAGCAGGGATGGTTATCGTCCAAGAAGCAGGGGGGAGGATGGAGAGTGCAGACCCCGGACAACCTTTTACTGATGAGAGGTGTGATCTTGTAGCTTCAAACGGCTTGATACAAGATTGGATTTTGCATATGGTGCATGCATGA
- a CDS encoding HAD hydrolase-like protein: MNFKLAIFDLDGTLMNTSPGIFASANAAIEKLGLPPEHDENQLSKFIGPPITQCFVKVYNLDPSLIDEAISLYRIEYDTHGRFNAQPYTGIQQLLSTLKKRGYLLAVGTLKYELLAKQMMEHYNLDGYFDSIRGADLDSTLSKADIVNKVLNDLSIEASEAVLIGDTYHDQKGAMEAKVPFIAVDWGFGFPRGHMKDETTIAVVRSPEELLTLL; encoded by the coding sequence ATGAACTTCAAACTTGCAATTTTCGACCTTGACGGGACACTCATGAATACCTCTCCAGGAATTTTCGCATCGGCTAATGCTGCGATAGAGAAGCTGGGCTTACCTCCAGAACATGATGAGAACCAGCTGAGTAAATTCATCGGTCCTCCCATCACGCAATGTTTTGTGAAAGTGTACAACCTTGACCCCTCCCTGATAGATGAAGCAATTTCGCTTTACCGGATTGAATACGACACACATGGACGCTTCAATGCTCAACCATATACAGGTATCCAGCAACTATTATCTACATTGAAAAAGCGAGGGTACCTGCTTGCAGTGGGAACCTTGAAGTATGAACTTTTAGCGAAACAGATGATGGAACATTACAATCTTGATGGGTATTTCGATTCCATTAGGGGTGCTGATCTGGATTCAACGCTTTCAAAGGCAGATATCGTAAACAAGGTACTCAATGATCTTTCAATTGAAGCAAGCGAAGCAGTACTTATTGGTGATACGTATCATGACCAAAAAGGAGCAATGGAGGCAAAGGTTCCCTTTATTGCAGTTGACTGGGGGTTCGGATTTCCCAGAGGGCATATGAAGGACGAGACTACGATTGCAGTAGTCCGAAGCCCGGAAGAGTTGCTCACTTTACTATAA
- a CDS encoding RidA family protein — protein MMFQLKKTQVSTANAPAAIGPYSQAVVAGPFVFTSGQLPVDPTTNELVGGDAANQAKQVFENLKAVLAEAGTDLSKVVKATVFLKNMDDFGAVNEVYASYFGEGILPARSAVQVAKLPKDVSVEIEMIALA, from the coding sequence ATGATGTTTCAATTGAAAAAAACACAAGTTTCCACTGCTAATGCTCCTGCAGCCATCGGTCCATACAGCCAAGCTGTTGTAGCAGGCCCCTTCGTTTTCACGAGTGGACAACTTCCTGTCGATCCAACAACCAACGAGTTGGTAGGTGGGGATGCAGCGAATCAGGCAAAACAAGTATTTGAAAACTTGAAAGCCGTGCTGGCAGAGGCTGGTACCGATCTTTCTAAGGTCGTCAAGGCAACTGTGTTTCTGAAAAATATGGATGACTTTGGAGCAGTTAATGAGGTCTATGCATCCTATTTTGGTGAAGGAATCCTTCCTGCTCGTTCAGCGGTACAGGTCGCAAAGCTACCCAAGGACGTCTCCGTAGAGATTGAAATGATTGCCTTAGCATAA
- the gcvT gene encoding glycine cleavage system aminomethyltransferase GcvT codes for MKYSPLYERYKNYPGVKLIDFGGWELPVQFETGILGEHNAVRERAGLFDVSHMGECNVSGETAASYLDYLCTNSISDMQVGQCRYTLMCYPNGTVVDDLLIYRRSDISFMVVMNASNCEKDLKWIKEGNPKAEECPMVQDISDATVLLALQGPLASQILSTLLPDCDNLKTFHFRSQCEVGEVMALISRTGYTGEDGYELYCAAEDGPLLWDTLLEAGERFGLICCGLGSRDTLRMEAKLPLYGHELSDTITPLEANLSMFVKLEKSDFCGKDALLAQKEAGIPRTLRGIEMVDKAVPRSGYRVFLEDEDIGYVTSGTKSPTLGIFCAYILVKREAGLKFGDTVDIEIHGQRKKAKLVKTPFYKHGVKNSEL; via the coding sequence ATGAAATATTCACCACTGTATGAGCGATACAAAAACTATCCTGGGGTCAAGTTGATCGACTTTGGAGGTTGGGAATTGCCTGTGCAATTTGAGACAGGCATCCTTGGTGAGCATAACGCTGTACGAGAACGTGCGGGACTGTTTGATGTTTCCCACATGGGTGAGTGCAATGTAAGTGGAGAGACAGCAGCTTCCTATCTTGACTATCTCTGCACGAACTCAATCAGTGATATGCAGGTTGGGCAATGTCGCTATACACTGATGTGTTATCCTAATGGGACGGTGGTTGATGATTTACTCATCTACCGCCGCTCCGATATCTCTTTCATGGTTGTAATGAACGCATCCAATTGTGAGAAGGACCTGAAATGGATCAAGGAGGGCAATCCGAAAGCAGAGGAATGCCCGATGGTACAGGACATTTCCGATGCAACGGTTCTGTTGGCTTTGCAGGGTCCCCTCGCTTCCCAGATTCTTTCTACCTTGTTGCCTGATTGCGATAACCTGAAAACCTTTCATTTCAGAAGTCAGTGTGAAGTGGGGGAGGTGATGGCACTTATCAGCCGAACAGGCTACACCGGAGAAGATGGGTATGAACTGTACTGTGCTGCGGAGGATGGCCCACTTCTTTGGGATACACTCCTGGAAGCAGGAGAACGCTTTGGCCTTATCTGTTGTGGACTGGGAAGCCGTGACACCTTGCGTATGGAGGCGAAACTACCCTTGTACGGTCATGAGCTCAGCGACACTATTACTCCATTGGAAGCCAATCTTTCCATGTTTGTGAAGCTTGAAAAGAGCGATTTCTGTGGAAAAGATGCTTTGCTTGCCCAGAAAGAAGCGGGTATTCCCAGAACACTGAGAGGCATTGAGATGGTGGATAAAGCGGTTCCTCGTAGTGGGTACCGCGTGTTTCTGGAAGATGAGGATATCGGGTATGTTACCAGTGGGACAAAAAGCCCTACCTTGGGTATCTTCTGTGCCTACATTCTGGTCAAACGAGAGGCCGGACTCAAGTTCGGTGACACTGTGGATATTGAAATCCACGGGCAACGCAAGAAGGCAAAGTTGGTGAAGACGCCTTTCTACAAACATGGAGTGAAAAACAGCGAATTATGA
- the ybaK gene encoding Cys-tRNA(Pro) deacylase codes for MKKTNAMRILEAQAIPYEVVEYTWDEEHLDAVHASEVVGLEPSQVFKTIVLEDSEKQIFIFCLPADFSVSLKKVRALTGSKDIELLKLDRLQSVTGYIRGGCSPLGMKRQFPTFIEEIAQAEPYIHVSAGMRGLQLRIKPEDLVSATQGQFADFT; via the coding sequence ATGAAAAAGACCAACGCGATGCGAATCCTGGAGGCACAAGCCATTCCCTATGAGGTAGTGGAATACACGTGGGATGAAGAGCATCTCGATGCAGTGCATGCAAGTGAGGTTGTAGGTTTGGAACCTTCACAGGTTTTCAAGACGATCGTGCTAGAGGATAGTGAGAAGCAGATATTTATATTCTGCCTTCCTGCAGACTTCTCTGTCAGCCTGAAGAAGGTGAGAGCATTGACGGGTAGCAAGGATATAGAGTTATTGAAGCTTGACCGGTTGCAGTCTGTCACTGGGTATATTCGTGGAGGTTGCAGCCCCTTGGGTATGAAAAGACAATTCCCTACCTTCATCGAGGAAATCGCCCAGGCAGAACCGTATATCCATGTGAGCGCAGGAATGCGTGGCCTGCAACTAAGAATAAAACCGGAAGACCTCGTATCAGCAACACAAGGACAGTTTGCGGACTTTACTTAG
- a CDS encoding ABC transporter permease: MNMLDFITKLLAATLAMGTSLAYATLGEVYTQKTGILNLGMEGIMLMGALAGFTTAFNTGNLLFALLMAMAVGALFSLIHAFLCITMRANQVPAGLAITMFGTGLANFLGERLGPASNGFNLTGMNLPSKFSNIAIPFLSDIPILGALFDVSLLTYALYILIPFAWFFMYKTKHGMVVRAVGENPRTAAAMGISVSKIRYVYTVIGGMLAGLGGACLSLSFTPSWNEGMTGGKGWIVIALVIFSTWNPARVVIGTLVFGGITSLQFSLQAAGLKMVIPSQFLGFSPYLITLVALAAMTIINQKKKGSFASPSALGTSFAIDDK; encoded by the coding sequence ATGAACATGCTTGATTTTATTACAAAATTACTGGCGGCAACATTGGCCATGGGAACCTCCCTTGCCTATGCAACCCTTGGAGAGGTATATACACAAAAGACAGGTATCCTTAACCTTGGTATGGAAGGTATCATGCTCATGGGCGCACTTGCTGGATTTACTACAGCATTCAATACAGGAAACCTGTTGTTTGCGCTTCTCATGGCAATGGCAGTGGGAGCACTTTTCAGCTTAATTCATGCCTTCCTTTGCATCACCATGCGTGCGAACCAGGTTCCTGCAGGTCTTGCCATCACCATGTTCGGCACTGGACTGGCCAACTTCCTTGGCGAGCGACTCGGTCCTGCTTCCAACGGATTCAACCTTACCGGCATGAATCTCCCCAGCAAGTTCAGTAATATTGCCATCCCCTTTTTGAGTGACATCCCCATCCTCGGGGCTCTTTTCGATGTGAGCTTACTCACCTACGCTCTGTACATTCTCATACCTTTTGCCTGGTTCTTCATGTACAAGACCAAGCATGGGATGGTGGTACGCGCTGTGGGAGAAAACCCAAGGACCGCTGCGGCAATGGGCATTTCGGTCTCCAAGATCCGATATGTATATACCGTTATCGGAGGAATGTTAGCCGGACTCGGTGGGGCATGTCTCTCGTTGAGCTTCACCCCAAGTTGGAATGAAGGTATGACTGGGGGAAAAGGCTGGATTGTCATCGCCTTGGTCATCTTCTCCACCTGGAACCCAGCGCGCGTAGTAATCGGAACACTGGTTTTTGGTGGTATCACCAGTCTTCAGTTCAGCCTACAGGCTGCTGGACTGAAGATGGTCATCCCAAGCCAGTTCCTTGGATTCTCACCGTATCTGATCACACTTGTTGCATTGGCGGCCATGACCATCATCAACCAGAAGAAAAAAGGCTCATTTGCCTCTCCTTCTGCCTTGGGAACGTCGTTTGCCATTGATGACAAATAA
- a CDS encoding ABC transporter permease codes for MKFRLEKRDYRSTRMAILVPVVSLLISFLLGAIVLLIANANPINAYVAMIRGAFGSQMKIQYTLVKAIPLLLCGLAVGIAFRLKFWNIGAEGQYVSGVIGITWVMQFWTFLPTAMLLPVGIVVGILFGAMWGGIPGVLKAQWSVDETLTTLMMNYIIIGFAEYLYFNAWKAPRGNMGTVLYPKEAWLPRIWGRVHGGIFFALILVGVLWFVLYKTRWGFELNMIGKNKRAAECQGVSIKKNIVLAMLLSGAIAGLAGVIDAAAVTHQLTKGVDAGYGFTGIIIAWMSGLNPFISIVVSVIMAALETGSDALQMTMKLPNAIGAVLQGLILIPLLAGNIFIEYRLLVIKTRKEVTA; via the coding sequence ATGAAATTCCGCTTGGAAAAGCGCGATTACCGTTCCACCAGAATGGCGATTCTCGTCCCTGTAGTCAGCCTGCTCATCTCTTTTCTCCTAGGAGCCATCGTCCTGCTTATTGCGAATGCAAACCCGATTAATGCCTATGTTGCCATGATCAGGGGTGCCTTCGGAAGTCAGATGAAGATACAGTATACGCTGGTAAAAGCAATACCTCTGCTGCTCTGTGGACTTGCAGTTGGTATCGCCTTCAGACTCAAGTTCTGGAACATCGGTGCTGAGGGCCAATACGTCAGTGGTGTCATTGGCATTACCTGGGTAATGCAGTTCTGGACATTTCTTCCCACGGCAATGTTGCTTCCTGTCGGCATTGTTGTAGGTATTCTCTTTGGTGCTATGTGGGGTGGTATCCCCGGTGTTCTAAAAGCTCAGTGGAGTGTCGATGAAACACTCACCACCTTGATGATGAACTACATCATCATCGGCTTCGCCGAATACCTCTATTTCAATGCATGGAAAGCTCCCAGAGGTAATATGGGTACGGTTCTCTACCCCAAGGAAGCTTGGCTTCCGAGGATTTGGGGCCGGGTGCATGGAGGCATCTTCTTTGCCTTGATACTGGTAGGAGTTCTCTGGTTTGTCTTGTATAAGACACGTTGGGGTTTCGAGCTGAATATGATCGGCAAGAACAAACGGGCAGCAGAGTGTCAGGGGGTATCAATCAAGAAGAATATCGTTCTTGCCATGCTGCTCAGTGGGGCTATAGCTGGTCTGGCAGGTGTCATCGATGCAGCTGCAGTAACACATCAGCTCACCAAGGGTGTGGATGCAGGATATGGATTCACTGGTATCATTATTGCTTGGATGAGTGGTCTCAATCCATTTATATCCATTGTGGTCTCAGTTATCATGGCAGCTCTTGAAACGGGGAGTGATGCCTTGCAGATGACCATGAAGCTCCCAAATGCGATCGGAGCAGTCCTGCAAGGCCTGATACTCATTCCACTGTTGGCAGGCAATATATTTATTGAATATCGCTTGCTTGTCATAAAAACCCGTAAGGAGGTTACCGCATGA
- a CDS encoding ABC transporter ATP-binding protein: MSELTTDETPVVRMVNITKHFPGVLANDQVDLTLHRGEVLALLGENGAGKSTLMNMLVGLYQADSGEIYVKGELADINSPQDSMALGIGMIHQEFMLVGNMSVAENIVLGMKDLPFVPPMAEIREKITELSKRYGLQVYPDKIIQDLSVGEQQRVEILKLLYRGADILILDEPTAVLTPGEARDLNEILKKMLAEGKSAIFITHKMDEVMEFSHTVQVLRRGKSVSVCPTKSIKRVQDLANMMVGRDILFSLERGPYNPGATKIEVKDLLALPVGGGKPVLDNISFTVREGEIFGVAGVAGNGQQQLSEALTGLLKVNGGTISLNGKDMTNKTPLQVIKAGVSHIPADRGRMGVVGDMSVGDNLSMKKYRTSELSAHNIIKRGLVRKFADRLIDLFTIKTPNQDTSVKFLSGGNIQKTILAREIDSCGGILVAVYPSRGLDVGATEAVRQNIIKQRDKGCAVVLVSEELEELLMVADKIAVMFEGRIMDIVDAKDAKTEELGMLMAGVERRDI, from the coding sequence ATGAGTGAATTAACCACCGACGAAACACCCGTCGTGCGAATGGTCAATATAACTAAACACTTCCCTGGAGTACTGGCAAACGACCAAGTTGACCTAACCTTGCACCGGGGAGAAGTTCTCGCCCTGCTAGGCGAGAATGGGGCCGGCAAAAGTACCCTGATGAATATGTTGGTCGGACTGTACCAAGCGGACAGCGGGGAAATTTATGTAAAGGGAGAGCTGGCAGACATCAACTCTCCTCAGGACTCAATGGCCCTCGGAATAGGCATGATCCACCAGGAATTCATGTTGGTAGGGAACATGAGTGTAGCAGAAAACATTGTCCTGGGCATGAAGGATCTTCCTTTTGTACCGCCCATGGCAGAGATACGCGAAAAGATAACGGAGCTGAGCAAGCGTTATGGCTTGCAAGTCTATCCGGATAAGATAATTCAGGATCTTTCGGTTGGAGAACAACAGCGTGTCGAAATATTGAAGTTGTTGTACCGTGGGGCTGACATTCTTATTCTTGATGAACCTACAGCAGTGTTGACTCCTGGTGAAGCAAGAGATTTGAATGAGATCCTGAAGAAGATGCTCGCTGAAGGCAAGAGCGCTATCTTCATTACCCATAAAATGGATGAAGTCATGGAGTTCAGCCATACCGTCCAAGTACTGAGACGAGGAAAAAGTGTATCAGTCTGTCCTACCAAATCGATAAAACGGGTGCAAGACTTGGCCAACATGATGGTAGGCCGTGATATCCTCTTCTCTCTTGAGAGAGGGCCTTATAACCCAGGGGCTACCAAGATTGAGGTAAAAGACTTGCTGGCGCTCCCTGTTGGAGGAGGCAAGCCGGTTCTTGATAATATTTCATTTACCGTTCGTGAAGGTGAGATCTTCGGTGTTGCTGGTGTGGCAGGCAATGGGCAACAACAACTGAGTGAAGCTCTCACAGGTCTCTTGAAGGTCAATGGTGGGACCATTTCCCTCAACGGGAAGGATATGACAAACAAGACCCCGTTGCAGGTCATTAAAGCTGGGGTAAGCCACATTCCGGCCGACCGCGGAAGGATGGGTGTTGTTGGGGATATGAGTGTTGGCGACAACCTCTCCATGAAAAAATATCGCACCAGTGAGCTCTCTGCTCACAATATCATAAAGCGTGGCTTGGTCAGAAAGTTTGCAGACCGGCTCATTGATCTGTTTACCATCAAAACCCCGAACCAGGACACTTCGGTCAAATTTCTTAGCGGAGGAAACATTCAGAAAACAATTCTAGCCCGTGAGATTGACTCCTGTGGTGGAATCCTTGTCGCAGTCTACCCTTCCAGGGGACTTGATGTAGGGGCAACTGAAGCAGTCCGCCAAAACATCATTAAACAGAGAGATAAGGGATGTGCCGTCGTGCTGGTCAGTGAAGAACTGGAAGAGCTGTTGATGGTGGCAGACAAGATAGCAGTCATGTTTGAAGGGAGAATTATGGATATTGTTGATGCAAAGGATGCAAAAACTGAAGAACTTGGCATGTTGATGGCAGGTGTAGAAAGGAGGGATATATGA
- a CDS encoding BMP family ABC transporter substrate-binding protein yields MKKSIVLLMIMLLATSFVFAQGAKEAAADDAPLKIGVIYVSPPGDMGYSYMHDQGTIAMEEHFGDKIEVIRMEGIPENESSERVMENLIDEGAKVIFANSYNYQQYMLNVAERYPDVYFEHCSGYLSADNMSNYFGRMYQMRYLSGMIAAEMSPSGKMGYVGAYNTPEVVRGINAFTLGARSVNPNATVTVVWTNTWFDPSLERQGAVALLDQGCDVIAQHQDTTEPAKAAVERGKYAIGYNADFRKIVGDDHVLVSPMWNWGNYMIPAVQSVLDGTWESQSYWGGLEDEMIHLSPISPLVSKTVVDEVMATQDKMHDGEWDVFWGNLKDNNGAVRQKAGEKMSDEAMLTMDWFVEGVIGSVK; encoded by the coding sequence ATGAAAAAGAGCATTGTCCTACTGATGATCATGCTGTTGGCCACTTCCTTTGTATTTGCTCAGGGAGCAAAAGAGGCCGCTGCTGATGATGCACCCTTGAAAATTGGTGTAATCTATGTCAGTCCCCCAGGAGATATGGGGTATTCCTATATGCATGACCAGGGCACCATCGCCATGGAAGAGCATTTTGGGGACAAAATTGAGGTCATTCGAATGGAAGGTATTCCTGAGAATGAGAGTAGCGAACGTGTCATGGAGAACCTCATTGACGAGGGAGCAAAGGTTATCTTCGCAAACTCCTACAACTACCAACAGTACATGCTGAATGTTGCAGAAAGATATCCTGATGTCTACTTTGAGCACTGCTCGGGGTACCTCTCAGCTGACAACATGTCCAACTACTTCGGAAGAATGTATCAGATGCGCTACCTCTCCGGTATGATCGCAGCTGAGATGTCTCCTTCTGGAAAGATGGGCTATGTAGGCGCCTACAACACGCCTGAAGTCGTACGTGGAATCAACGCATTCACTCTTGGTGCCCGTTCTGTAAATCCGAATGCTACGGTTACAGTAGTCTGGACCAATACTTGGTTTGACCCATCCCTCGAGCGTCAGGGCGCAGTTGCGTTGCTTGACCAAGGATGTGACGTTATTGCACAGCATCAGGATACCACTGAACCTGCAAAGGCAGCTGTAGAACGTGGCAAGTATGCAATCGGTTACAATGCTGACTTCCGTAAGATCGTTGGTGATGACCACGTTCTGGTCTCCCCGATGTGGAACTGGGGCAACTACATGATTCCTGCTGTACAGAGCGTTCTTGATGGTACATGGGAAAGCCAGAGTTACTGGGGCGGCCTTGAGGATGAGATGATTCACCTCTCCCCGATTTCCCCGTTGGTTTCCAAGACTGTTGTCGATGAAGTCATGGCTACCCAAGACAAGATGCACGACGGCGAATGGGATGTATTCTGGGGCAATCTTAAAGACAACAATGGGGCTGTCCGCCAGAAGGCTGGAGAGAAAATGAGTGACGAAGCAATGCTCACCATGGACTGGTTTGTCGAAGGTGTCATCGGAAGCGTCAAGTAA
- a CDS encoding SLBB domain-containing protein: protein MNKTRVHIIVILILLVICTFSLGAAETGLVIRSPLFGPQMKVSTSVENLEIQTFSAQLGLLSEVPEYDEEQRLLSAVSNGSYPVTPGDTFRLIYLDGMKSVTVDLQVDELSSVSIPGLGTIDGKGKTFSQVRKSIYDMVRTYYSYANPQLVFIRTGSFMVSVVGEVVGTRVVPAWGLTRLSEVLQNATPYASTRSVRIRHADGSEEVFDLYKAMREGVLEEDPLLRSGDIITLERCKTLVMLSGRVYEEGTYQLLESDRLEELLTTYGGGLLSSADVQNIRIQRYNPESGAWYVQYVNLLEQPEYAISHLDQVIVDQQQPSLQTVTVEGAVSSSEVYDALSTTALVGYPSGRIFYQFYPGESMKQMLSALSSRFLAVSDLEGAYLIRSGNRIPLNIQNILYAEDENQSMQLQSGDTLLIPFTQRLVTVSGGVVRPGVFAYVPDKTANYYLSLAGGLSDDAAYPTDMKVQGPDGKTIALGDPILPETTIAVAKETLAKDIAPTVAIIGLVSSILGIIATVVNIILDSKSL, encoded by the coding sequence ATGAATAAAACCCGAGTACATATAATTGTTATTCTCATACTTTTGGTGATCTGTACATTCTCATTGGGGGCAGCGGAAACCGGTTTGGTTATTCGCAGCCCTTTGTTTGGTCCTCAGATGAAAGTATCCACCAGTGTAGAAAATTTGGAAATCCAGACATTTTCTGCCCAGCTCGGTCTTCTCTCCGAGGTTCCTGAGTATGACGAAGAGCAACGGCTGCTGAGTGCTGTAAGTAATGGTTCGTATCCTGTTACTCCAGGCGATACGTTCAGACTGATTTATCTGGATGGAATGAAAAGTGTAACGGTTGATTTACAAGTGGATGAGTTGAGTAGCGTCTCCATTCCAGGTCTTGGAACCATTGATGGAAAAGGAAAAACCTTTTCCCAGGTTAGAAAATCCATCTATGATATGGTTCGTACCTACTATAGTTACGCTAATCCACAGCTTGTTTTCATACGAACCGGTTCCTTCATGGTATCGGTGGTAGGAGAGGTGGTAGGAACAAGAGTGGTCCCTGCATGGGGTCTCACGCGTCTCTCGGAAGTCCTCCAAAATGCAACCCCCTATGCTTCCACAAGAAGTGTCCGCATCCGTCACGCTGATGGTAGTGAAGAAGTTTTTGACCTGTATAAAGCAATGCGTGAGGGTGTCCTGGAGGAGGATCCACTGCTCAGAAGTGGTGATATTATTACCCTTGAGCGTTGTAAAACTTTGGTTATGCTCAGCGGCCGGGTATATGAGGAAGGTACCTACCAACTTCTGGAGTCAGATCGCCTCGAGGAGCTCTTGACTACCTATGGAGGAGGACTTCTCTCTTCGGCTGATGTACAGAACATCAGGATCCAACGGTATAACCCAGAGAGTGGTGCTTGGTACGTACAGTATGTCAATTTGCTTGAACAACCCGAATATGCAATATCGCATCTTGATCAAGTGATTGTTGATCAGCAGCAACCCAGCCTCCAGACGGTAACTGTAGAAGGTGCCGTCTCCTCCAGTGAGGTTTATGATGCACTTTCCACCACTGCGTTGGTTGGCTATCCTTCTGGGAGGATCTTTTACCAGTTCTACCCTGGAGAGAGTATGAAGCAGATGCTTAGCGCTCTCTCCTCAAGGTTTCTTGCTGTAAGTGATTTGGAAGGAGCCTACCTGATTCGTTCCGGCAATCGCATTCCTCTCAATATCCAGAACATACTCTATGCGGAGGATGAGAACCAGTCGATGCAGTTGCAAAGTGGCGACACTCTTTTAATTCCCTTCACACAGCGCTTGGTAACTGTCAGTGGCGGGGTGGTTCGCCCTGGTGTGTTTGCTTATGTACCGGACAAAACAGCGAATTATTATCTTTCCCTTGCTGGTGGGTTGAGTGATGATGCCGCCTACCCGACAGATATGAAAGTGCAAGGTCCTGATGGCAAGACCATTGCATTGGGAGACCCCATTCTCCCCGAGACCACCATTGCAGTGGCTAAAGAGACGTTGGCCAAGGACATTGCTCCTACGGTCGCCATCATAGGCTTGGTAAGTTCCATCCTGGGAATCATTGCCACGGTTGTGAACATTATCTTGGATTCCAAGAGCCTGTAG